CCATCTGCGCCGGTCGCTGGTGTTGCCCAGCTTCACCATGGCTTTGCACGCAAAGGTTATGCCCACCAAGGATGGGAGGCGGCGGTCCACGACACCCCATTGGGGACGCACCCCAGGGGCGTCACTTCACTTCCTTCAGGACGGTCCGCTCTGTGTCGAAAGCGGACACTCGCTGGGTCAATGGCGGACGACATCCGGTGGTGTCCAGGCCCCTTCAAGAAACGCCTCACGTGGCCAGTAAAGGCGCATGAGCAGGGTGAAGGGCGCCTTGGCGACGGGTAGCCAGTTGGCCTCTTTGTCCTTTCCTGGGGAGTCGGCCTGGATGTAGAGGTCAAGCGAGCCATCGGCATTGGTGACGAGCTTGTCGCGGTCGCCGATGGCCTGACGCTTGAGTACGTTGGGGATGAAGTACCCCTGGATGTCGTAGGCCGTCACCGACCAAAAGGCGTCCACTGGCGGCTGCTTGCCCTTGGCGAAGTGGAGTACGTACTGGTTCTTGCTGCCATCCAGTGGCTTGCCCTCGCTATCTGTCGATAGCGAGGGATAGACCGCGTCCTGCGGAAGATTTTCGCCGATACAGCATTGGGCGATGGCGGCACGATAGACGTAATCCGTGCCGTAGGTTCCGCTACGCGTGGTATAGACCCAGCCCTTGCCATGGATACCCGCCGCCTTGTCGCCCTCTGCCGCCACCAGGGCCTTACCGTCGGCGTAACCACGCTCGAAGGCCTGCCGGATATTCGCCGGCACCTTCGCCAGATCGAAGCTCTGGCCGACCTTGAAGCCCGTGCGCTCCAGCCGGTGAATGATGGGGTAATCCACTTGGTTTGGTGGATTCTCCTTGAGCAACTCGGCGAAGTGGCCGTAGTAGGTCGTCGCATCCATCTTGTCCACCACGACCGGCGGCGGCGCCTTCATGTCGATGCTGGGGTCTACCTTGCCCTTGGGTGGCACGTAGTTTCCTTTGCCCCAGGCGGAGAGCGGCGTCAGCTTGTACCCGTCCTGAATCTTGTGAACATTCTCGTAGTCGGCAGCGCCATTGGTCTGGGTACGACCTATGATCCACACATAACGGGTGGGGCTCTTGATCACTTCCAGTCCCGCCGGTGCCGTACCACCACGCCACTCCGGCGCCACGACGAGGAAGTTTCTCGCCGTGTTCTTGCCAGTAGTACGCGTGCCCGGCACGGCGAACACATCCGACCACAGGCTCAGCATCGGTAGTTGGAAGTATCTATCCGTCGCCGGCACCGACAGAACTATCGGCTCGGCCTTGAGATCGAGCGTGGCCGCCGAGTACAGCGTGTCGACGTTCTCACGAATGACAATCTTGTCATCGGGATTGGGGTAGGCGCGCGCATGATGAAACTGGTTGGGCGGGCCGAACGCGTCGCCTTCAATAGGCTCGGCAAAGTTGCTCAATTTCCGCAGCGTCGTGTATTCCAGCATCAGCGGATAGGCGTAGACGTAGGCATCCTTGGCGATGTCGTGGGCTTCTTGCTCCGTTGGCCCGGCGGCGCGATCCTCGGCTGTGGCCAAGTTTGTAACGCTCAATGCAATCGTACATAGCGCGGCGGATAGCAGCTTCATGATTCATCGCCTCCCGTCCAGATGGGAGGAAGCCTGCTTGAAACGGGGCGTTCATTGCGACTGCAAATCTACACAGATGTGTCGAGTAGTTTTACCTAGTCACGCCACTTGATCGCGCCACAGCTATGGCGTCCGCTTTCGGTCGGAAGCGGACAATGAAACGCCCTATTTCTCCGTGAATTGTCCTGCCCGGACGCGAAGCCGCGCGCGGATCTACGAGGCCTGCGCTGCCAGCGGAATGCGTATGCCAAGCTCGGTGCCTTGCCCGGGTGTGGAGTGCAGGCGATAGCTGCCGCCGAGCAGTCGTGTGCGCTCGCCAATGCTCATCAGGCCGAGTCCCCGGCGGCCGGTCGCGCGCAGGTCGAATCCTTTCCCGTCATCCCTGATGTCCAGATCGACTTGTCGCGCGTCGATGCGCAGCACCAGGGTGATGCGTTTTGCGCGGGCATGTTTCAGCGCGTTGCCCAGCGCCTCCTGGGCGACGCGGTAGAGACACAGCGCCACATCGGCGGGCAGGTTTTCCACGATGGCTGGCATCTTCAGGTCGATCGCCGGGCCGTTGTGTTGCCGGTTGGCCATGCACAACTCGTCCAGTGCGGCGGTGAGCCCGATCTGCGCGAGCATGCTGGGATGCAGACCGTGCGACAGGTGGCGGATATCGCTGGACAGGGCGATCAGGTCGCTCTGCAGCTGGCTTACGTCGTTGCGGTTGCGATCGTCCAGCTTGGGGCGCAGCGCGCTCAGTCGCATCGAGGCAACAGCCAGACGCTGGTTGATGTTGTCGTGCAGATCGCGGGCGATGCGCGCGCGCTCCTGCTCCTGCGCCACGATAAGCCGCCCGGCCAGGTGCATCACCTCGTTGCCGCTGGCGGACAAGGCCCGCTGCGTCGCGCGGCGTTGTTCCACCAGCGCCGCGAAGAACAGGGACGCCACCGACGTGCCCACCATCCACAGCTGGATGCTGACGGTGGTTGCGCGCGGTTCGTTCTGCAGGAACGGGCCGTATCCGGAAAAGCTCAACTGCGCGGCAATGGCGCCCAGGGCCAGGTTGACGATGCCGACGCCGGGAATCTGCGTGCGCAGCGCCACGTAGATCAACAAAGGTACCGGCGCGATAAGCGCCAGCGGCTGTAGGGTTTCGATGCTTCCCAGTTCGCGCCAGCCCAGCCAGATCAGCGCAAGCGACAGCACCATCACCGGCAGCACGCTGCGAAGCGGCATGGCATCCCTGCGCAATGTCGACGCCGGGTTGGTGAGGCTGAGTACCGCCGGCGTGAGCAGCACAAAGCCCAGCGAGATCGCCAGGGACATGTGCCACCAGACCTTGTGCAGCCAGGGCGGTGTGGCGAGCATGCCAGTGAGGGTCACCACCATGGCGGTAACGGCAAGCGGCAGCAGCACGGCCGCCACCAGCAGAAACCACAACAGGCGCGGAAAGTCGTGGATGGGCTGGTCGCTACGGTAGCGGCCAAGCGCCCAGGCGGTGGTGTAGACGAACAGTACGCACAGCACATAGGCCAGTGCCATGACCGGCACGGGGTATCCCCGTAGGGCGGAGAGGGAGAGCATGCCCAGCGCCCAGCCCGCGCCATAGGCGGGCCAGTAGCGTTTGGGCGAGGACATCAACACCGCGAGGAGCATGGGACCCGACAGCAGGATCATCTGCACGTCGCCGCGCTTGTTCCACAGGGTGAAGGTAAGCCCATGCGTCACGACGGTGGCCACGAACATGCCCGTCAGCCGCAAAACTTGCCCGACACTACCGGACAGCCACTTTCCGCTCATGTCTCTCTACCCATGCGCTGTCTTCTTCATGGCGCAGCTCCGGGACGTTTCCGCCGCGGGCCCCCCCCTTGGCTGGTTGTTGTCGCGCACATGGCTGACGCTGTCCAGCACGACAGCGGTGTCAGGTCGCATTTCAATCAAACCGGGGGCGTTGAGCCGCGGATGACGGTTTCGTGGCGGTGCCGTGGGGCGCCATGGCGTGTTCGGCTTTGCGCGGGGTTGCGATGCGCTTTCGCGCGCGAGGGCCCAGATGCCGTCGTTTGCCGCCCCCCGGCCTGCGGGAATGGCGGGTCTGCCCGGGTCATGGTGCGGCAGCAGCATCCGGTAGAGCGGCCCCTATCCGGGAAAGCCCGGGCAGGGCGCGCTTTTGATTCCACCGGCTGCGTTGCGGGCCCGCCTGCGGGATGCGTGGGTTTTTCGGGACGAAAAAAGCCCAGCGATCACTCGCTGGGCTTTTTGTCTGCTGCGTGCGGTTGCGGGTGCGCGCCGTCGGTGCGCGAGGGCAACCGGATCAGGCCTGCGAATCGTTGTCCTGGGTCTGCGGCTGTGCTTCGACCTCGTTCGACTCCGCTTCGCCTTTTTCCTTGTGCTCCACCATGTCTTCGAGCTTGCCGGCGCCCTTGAAGCCGGCCACGGCGGCGAGGCCTTCGGTCAGCAGGCCAGCGTTCGGATCGAGCTTCTTGGCGGCTTCGACGGCGGCCACCGCACCAGCGACTTCACCCAGGGTATCCAGAATGCCCATGACAGCCTCTCCACGTTGATTGATAGGGACGTGCAGCTTGCGGCAGCCATCGTTACTCTTTGGTGACTGGCGATGGGGCAAGGGGCGGGGCGTCCCTCGCTGTCGCCAATCCTACGCGCGCACCCTCGGCAGCATGATCTTGCGTCCGTCCCCGGCCACCCCGGGCGGCCCCGGAAAGGCGGCGATCTTCATGGAACCGGGATGCCCGGCAGCGCCATAATCCGCCCGGCCGCTTGCTTGCGGTTC
This genomic interval from Dyella japonica A8 contains the following:
- a CDS encoding sensor histidine kinase, with translation MSGKWLSGSVGQVLRLTGMFVATVVTHGLTFTLWNKRGDVQMILLSGPMLLAVLMSSPKRYWPAYGAGWALGMLSLSALRGYPVPVMALAYVLCVLFVYTTAWALGRYRSDQPIHDFPRLLWFLLVAAVLLPLAVTAMVVTLTGMLATPPWLHKVWWHMSLAISLGFVLLTPAVLSLTNPASTLRRDAMPLRSVLPVMVLSLALIWLGWRELGSIETLQPLALIAPVPLLIYVALRTQIPGVGIVNLALGAIAAQLSFSGYGPFLQNEPRATTVSIQLWMVGTSVASLFFAALVEQRRATQRALSASGNEVMHLAGRLIVAQEQERARIARDLHDNINQRLAVASMRLSALRPKLDDRNRNDVSQLQSDLIALSSDIRHLSHGLHPSMLAQIGLTAALDELCMANRQHNGPAIDLKMPAIVENLPADVALCLYRVAQEALGNALKHARAKRITLVLRIDARQVDLDIRDDGKGFDLRATGRRGLGLMSIGERTRLLGGSYRLHSTPGQGTELGIRIPLAAQAS
- a CDS encoding DUF1254 domain-containing protein; its protein translation is MKLLSAALCTIALSVTNLATAEDRAAGPTEQEAHDIAKDAYVYAYPLMLEYTTLRKLSNFAEPIEGDAFGPPNQFHHARAYPNPDDKIVIRENVDTLYSAATLDLKAEPIVLSVPATDRYFQLPMLSLWSDVFAVPGTRTTGKNTARNFLVVAPEWRGGTAPAGLEVIKSPTRYVWIIGRTQTNGAADYENVHKIQDGYKLTPLSAWGKGNYVPPKGKVDPSIDMKAPPPVVVDKMDATTYYGHFAELLKENPPNQVDYPIIHRLERTGFKVGQSFDLAKVPANIRQAFERGYADGKALVAAEGDKAAGIHGKGWVYTTRSGTYGTDYVYRAAIAQCCIGENLPQDAVYPSLSTDSEGKPLDGSKNQYVLHFAKGKQPPVDAFWSVTAYDIQGYFIPNVLKRQAIGDRDKLVTNADGSLDLYIQADSPGKDKEANWLPVAKAPFTLLMRLYWPREAFLEGAWTPPDVVRH